From the genome of Pukyongia salina, one region includes:
- a CDS encoding head GIN domain-containing protein, producing the protein MMKRLSILLILPLLFWACDSEKAWDCIQDSGELVQQEYNVPLFKKIQVWERVQLIIQQGNTQTVRVQTGANLINEVQVVVEDSTLKVSDRNSCNYVRDYGITKVFVSSPDIREIRNSSGLTVESLGTLGFNELALISDDPETLEIYHHDGDFDLDLDVVLLRVQSNGLSKFYLRGKAQYLGIRFDDGDPRLEGADLIVNNVNLFQRSTNKIIVNPQISIKGQIRGLGDVIALNRPPIVEVEEFFRGRLIFQ; encoded by the coding sequence ATGATGAAAAGACTAAGCATCCTTTTAATATTACCTTTACTTTTTTGGGCCTGCGACTCCGAAAAAGCCTGGGATTGTATACAAGATTCGGGTGAGTTGGTACAGCAGGAATACAACGTGCCACTGTTCAAGAAGATCCAGGTTTGGGAGCGTGTTCAACTAATAATTCAGCAGGGAAATACGCAAACTGTAAGAGTGCAAACAGGCGCTAACCTTATCAATGAAGTACAGGTAGTAGTGGAAGATAGTACCCTAAAGGTGAGCGATCGCAATAGTTGCAATTATGTAAGAGACTATGGCATCACAAAGGTTTTTGTTTCGTCACCAGACATTAGAGAGATCCGCAATAGCTCCGGCCTTACCGTCGAGAGCCTGGGCACACTTGGCTTTAACGAATTGGCTCTTATCTCGGACGACCCGGAAACCCTGGAAATATATCATCACGATGGAGATTTCGACCTCGACCTGGATGTGGTATTACTGCGGGTGCAGTCTAATGGATTATCTAAATTTTACCTCAGGGGTAAGGCACAATACCTTGGAATCAGGTTCGACGATGGCGATCCACGCCTGGAAGGAGCAGATCTAATTGTAAATAATGTAAACTTATTTCAGCGAAGCACCAATAAGATCATCGTGAATCCGCAAATATCCATTAAAGGACAGATTAGAGGTCTGGGGGATGTAATAGCTTTAAACCGCCCACCAATTGTTGAGGTGGAGGAATTCTTCCGGGGCCGCCTTATTTTTCAGTAG
- the gldA gene encoding gliding motility-associated ABC transporter ATP-binding subunit GldA gives MSITVENISKEYDQQKALDAVSFAIKKGEIVGFLGPNGAGKSTLMKILTTYLRPTEGSAEVNGYSIHQEQKRVQKSIGYLPEHNPLYLEMYVREYLAFNASIYKVPKSRIPEIIVQTGLAPEAHKKIGQLSKGYRQRVGLATALLHDPEVLILDEPTTGLDPNQLIEIRELIKTVGKEKTVLLSTHIMQEVEAICDRVIIINHGKIVLDKKLTELKAGKQQIVEVEFDYRVETIALQKLEKVMKVENPAGFVYHIYFNTAEDMRGKVFDFAHDNELKILQLHQKNTTLEKLFIELTTEK, from the coding sequence ATGTCTATAACCGTTGAGAACATAAGCAAGGAATATGACCAGCAAAAAGCGCTGGATGCAGTTTCCTTTGCAATAAAAAAAGGTGAGATAGTTGGTTTCCTCGGCCCGAACGGAGCGGGTAAATCAACTTTAATGAAGATCCTCACCACTTATTTACGCCCCACAGAAGGTAGTGCGGAGGTAAATGGCTACTCCATACATCAGGAGCAGAAAAGGGTTCAGAAAAGTATAGGCTACCTTCCCGAACACAATCCGCTTTACCTGGAAATGTATGTAAGGGAATACCTCGCCTTCAATGCTTCTATCTACAAAGTTCCCAAATCCCGTATTCCTGAGATCATAGTACAAACCGGACTGGCACCCGAAGCTCATAAAAAGATAGGGCAACTCTCCAAAGGATACAGACAACGAGTTGGGTTGGCTACCGCTTTGCTCCATGATCCTGAGGTACTCATCCTGGACGAGCCCACCACTGGCCTGGATCCCAATCAGCTTATAGAGATACGGGAACTCATAAAAACAGTGGGGAAAGAAAAGACCGTATTGCTGTCTACCCATATCATGCAGGAAGTAGAAGCCATATGCGACCGGGTGATCATTATTAACCACGGGAAGATAGTTTTAGATAAAAAACTCACCGAACTAAAAGCGGGGAAGCAGCAGATCGTGGAGGTTGAATTCGATTATCGGGTGGAGACCATTGCTCTTCAGAAGCTGGAAAAAGTTATGAAAGTGGAAAACCCTGCCGGGTTTGTGTATCATATTTATTTCAACACGGCCGAGGATATGCGCGGCAAGGTATTCGACTTTGCGCATGATAATGAGTTAAAGATCCTTCAGCTACACCAGAAGAATACCACTCTCGAAAAATTATTCATCGAACTTACTACTGAAAAATAA
- a CDS encoding prephenate dehydratase — protein sequence MKVAIQGIEGSFHDEAVQQLFPETEIELVKCEAFDQVTQCVKNGKATYGVLAIENTIAGSILPNYNLIDADEFEIFDEAFLNIQMYLMALESESIIDIFEVHSHPVALLQCREYLRKFPPQFKIIEGKDTASEAKRIRENNIKGAAAIAGKQVANRFGLKILDSNIQDIKENETRFVLIGKRGASFSKKVPNKATIKFQLDSEVGTLSKALQLLASYDMNLTKIQSLPVLGVPWRYAFFVDVTFGDPQKFYDATEALNKSVKEFKIVGAYTQNKENAPSELTKVLAHGK from the coding sequence ATGAAAGTAGCAATACAAGGAATAGAAGGATCCTTTCATGACGAAGCGGTTCAGCAATTATTTCCTGAAACTGAGATCGAACTGGTAAAGTGTGAGGCTTTCGACCAGGTAACCCAATGTGTAAAGAACGGGAAGGCCACCTATGGGGTACTGGCGATAGAAAACACCATAGCCGGCTCCATTTTGCCTAACTACAACCTTATAGACGCAGACGAATTTGAAATATTCGATGAGGCGTTTTTAAACATTCAGATGTACCTGATGGCGCTGGAATCTGAATCCATTATCGATATTTTCGAGGTGCATTCGCATCCCGTAGCCCTCTTACAGTGCCGGGAATATCTACGGAAATTCCCTCCACAATTCAAGATCATTGAAGGAAAGGATACCGCTTCAGAAGCAAAAAGAATAAGAGAGAATAATATAAAAGGAGCGGCAGCCATCGCAGGAAAACAAGTGGCAAATCGCTTCGGATTAAAAATTCTGGACAGCAATATCCAGGATATCAAAGAAAACGAAACCAGATTTGTACTAATTGGGAAACGCGGTGCCAGTTTTAGTAAGAAGGTGCCTAATAAAGCGACCATCAAATTTCAATTGGACAGCGAGGTTGGAACCCTTAGCAAGGCATTGCAGTTGCTGGCGAGTTACGATATGAACCTCACCAAGATACAGTCGCTACCTGTGCTTGGAGTTCCATGGCGTTATGCGTTTTTTGTGGACGTTACCTTCGGCGATCCGCAGAAATTTTACGATGCTACAGAAGCACTTAACAAATCGGTAAAAGAATTTAAAATAGTGGGCGCCTATACTCAGAATAAGGAGAATGCTCCCAGTGAACTTACAAAGGTGCTGGCACATGGAAAATAA
- a CDS encoding bifunctional 3-deoxy-7-phosphoheptulonate synthase/chorismate mutase type II has protein sequence MENKKELRNWLNKMELAHPLVIAGPCSAETEEQVLNIAHQLKDTDATVLRAGIWKPRTRPGNFEGVGALGLKWLQRAKNETGMLITTEVASPTHVDLAQKHDVDIFWIGARTTVSPFIVQEIAEALRGTDKPVLIKNPVNPDLALWLGAVERFYEAGVSNLGVIHRGFSTYEKTRYRNNPEWQIPIDLQNRFPDLPLILDPSHIAGRRDIIFDLCQTALDLNYDGLMIETHNDPDNAWSDAAQQITPETLDQITVDLRIRKEEGDAVEFRNKLATLRTKIDVVDHKLLEILGKRMKISDEIGKLKKDNNVAILQTRRWNEILGKMILEGEEQNLSEEFVLRIYKAIHQESINHQKKVISN, from the coding sequence ATGGAAAATAAAAAAGAACTGAGAAACTGGCTGAATAAAATGGAACTCGCACATCCGCTGGTTATTGCGGGTCCCTGCAGTGCAGAAACCGAAGAACAGGTATTAAATATAGCACATCAGTTAAAGGATACAGACGCCACTGTGTTGCGGGCCGGGATCTGGAAACCCCGTACGAGGCCCGGGAATTTCGAGGGAGTAGGGGCACTTGGGTTAAAGTGGTTGCAGCGCGCCAAGAATGAGACCGGGATGCTGATCACCACCGAGGTGGCCAGCCCTACCCATGTGGATCTGGCACAAAAACACGATGTGGATATTTTCTGGATAGGAGCCAGGACCACGGTATCTCCTTTTATCGTACAGGAAATAGCAGAGGCCTTACGTGGAACCGATAAGCCGGTACTTATAAAGAATCCGGTAAATCCCGATCTGGCTTTGTGGCTGGGAGCAGTAGAACGTTTTTATGAAGCCGGAGTATCCAACCTAGGGGTGATTCATCGCGGCTTCTCAACCTACGAAAAGACACGTTATAGAAACAATCCCGAATGGCAGATACCTATCGACCTCCAGAATCGATTCCCGGATCTTCCGTTGATCCTGGATCCGTCTCATATAGCAGGAAGGAGAGATATTATTTTCGATCTATGTCAGACCGCCCTCGATCTCAATTACGATGGCCTTATGATAGAAACACATAACGATCCGGACAATGCCTGGAGTGACGCGGCACAACAGATCACCCCGGAAACCCTCGACCAGATCACGGTAGATCTAAGGATACGTAAAGAAGAAGGGGATGCCGTCGAATTTCGAAATAAACTGGCTACCCTTCGAACCAAGATCGATGTGGTAGATCATAAATTGCTTGAGATCTTAGGGAAGAGAATGAAGATATCGGATGAGATAGGAAAATTGAAAAAAGATAATAACGTGGCAATTTTACAAACCCGACGATGGAACGAGATTTTAGGGAAGATGATCCTGGAAGGAGAAGAGCAGAATTTAAGCGAAGAATTTGTGCTTCGTATATATAAGGCTATCCATCAGGAATCCATCAATCACCAGAAGAAAGTTATCAGTAACTAA
- the rsgA gene encoding ribosome small subunit-dependent GTPase A, whose amino-acid sequence MKGTVYKSTGSWYTVKTDNGKFYECRIKGKFRIEGIKSTNPVAVGDHVYFDIQTKGDETVGIIHTIDERENYIIRRSVNLSKQTHIIAANIDIAFLLVTINNPPTFTTFIDRFLVTAEAYSIDAVLLFNKTDRSTEEELLEMKYLAALYRKIGYTCVGISAATGKNIDKVKALMKGKVCMFSGHSGVGKSTLINTLEPGLNIKTSEISEQHQQGQHTTTFAEMYDLSFGAKIIDTPGIKGFGVVEMDKEELGDYFPEFFELKQHCKFNNCLHLEEPQCAVKGALEAEDIAWSRYKSYTQILSGEEDTYR is encoded by the coding sequence ATGAAAGGAACGGTTTATAAATCGACAGGAAGTTGGTATACAGTGAAGACCGACAATGGTAAATTCTACGAATGCAGGATAAAAGGAAAGTTTCGCATAGAAGGAATTAAGAGCACCAATCCTGTGGCTGTTGGGGATCACGTTTATTTCGATATCCAGACCAAAGGAGATGAAACCGTTGGGATTATACATACCATAGATGAAAGAGAGAATTATATTATCAGGCGCTCTGTAAACCTTTCAAAACAAACCCATATCATCGCTGCCAACATAGATATAGCCTTTTTGCTTGTAACCATCAATAATCCGCCCACTTTCACCACCTTTATAGATAGATTTTTAGTGACCGCCGAAGCGTATAGCATCGACGCCGTTTTGTTGTTTAATAAAACCGACAGAAGCACGGAAGAAGAACTGCTTGAAATGAAGTATCTCGCAGCTTTGTATCGGAAAATTGGATATACCTGCGTTGGGATCTCGGCAGCCACCGGGAAGAATATCGACAAAGTTAAAGCGCTGATGAAAGGTAAGGTGTGTATGTTTTCGGGTCATAGTGGTGTAGGGAAATCCACCCTGATCAACACCCTCGAACCAGGCTTAAATATAAAAACCTCCGAGATATCAGAGCAGCATCAGCAGGGCCAGCACACCACTACTTTTGCCGAGATGTACGATCTTTCATTCGGGGCTAAGATCATAGACACCCCCGGGATAAAGGGTTTTGGGGTAGTAGAAATGGATAAGGAAGAATTAGGAGATTATTTTCCCGAGTTTTTCGAGTTGAAACAGCACTGTAAATTTAATAATTGCCTTCATCTTGAAGAACCACAATGTGCGGTAAAAGGAGCGCTGGAAGCGGAAGATATTGCCTGGTCGCGCTATAAGAGTTATACACAGATTCTATCCGGGGAAGAAGATACATATCGTTAA
- the dtd gene encoding D-aminoacyl-tRNA deacylase produces the protein MRAVVQRVKEASVRVEGKVISQIGPGFLVLLGIENEDKQEDIDWLAAKIARLRVFSDENNAMNLSILETKGDIIVVSQFTLHASTKKGNRPSFIKAARPETAIPLYEAFVAEMSTHLGKNVQTGEFGAMMDVGLVNDGPVTIVIDTKLKE, from the coding sequence ATGAGAGCAGTAGTTCAGAGAGTCAAGGAAGCATCGGTACGCGTGGAGGGGAAGGTGATATCTCAGATTGGGCCGGGATTTCTGGTCTTACTGGGAATTGAGAACGAAGATAAGCAAGAGGATATCGATTGGCTGGCCGCTAAGATCGCGAGGTTGAGGGTCTTTTCGGATGAAAATAACGCCATGAACTTAAGTATCCTTGAGACGAAGGGAGATATAATTGTGGTGAGCCAGTTCACCCTGCACGCGAGTACAAAAAAAGGCAATCGGCCATCATTTATAAAGGCCGCCAGGCCGGAAACTGCGATTCCCTTGTACGAGGCATTTGTGGCCGAAATGAGTACCCATTTAGGGAAAAATGTGCAAACCGGCGAATTTGGAGCAATGATGGATGTAGGTCTTGTTAATGACGGGCCTGTCACTATTGTGATAGACACGAAGTTAAAAGAATAG
- a CDS encoding nucleotide pyrophosphohydrolase — MNLKHSQLAVDTWIKDHGVRYFNELTNMAQLTEEVGEVARIIARRYGEQSEKESDKSKDLGEELADVVFVVLCLANQTGIDLEAAFNKKLEKKTKRDHDRHHGNKKLN; from the coding sequence ATGAACCTGAAACACTCCCAATTAGCCGTCGATACATGGATAAAAGACCATGGGGTACGTTATTTTAACGAATTGACCAATATGGCCCAGTTAACCGAAGAAGTGGGAGAAGTTGCGAGGATCATCGCCCGGAGGTATGGTGAACAAAGCGAAAAAGAGAGTGACAAGAGCAAAGATCTGGGGGAAGAATTGGCAGATGTGGTTTTTGTGGTACTTTGCCTGGCCAATCAGACCGGGATCGACCTGGAGGCGGCCTTCAACAAAAAATTAGAAAAGAAGACAAAACGCGATCACGATCGCCATCACGGAAATAAAAAACTAAACTGA
- a CDS encoding 3-phosphoshikimate 1-carboxyvinyltransferase, with product MIAALSHDSAAAIEHAHIEVTGSKSESNRLLILQALFPQIEIGNLSNSDDTQLLQQALKNRDSELIDIHHAGTAMRFLTAYFSAQQGRKVVLTGSERMKQRPVSLLVDALRDLGAKIDYKGEEGYPPLQITGTTLRSGEIEIAAGTSSQYISALLLIAPSLSDGLTIRMRGMITSRPYIDMTCQLLQQLGCSVIFSENCITVEPLDIPVESKFTVESDWSSASYFYSAVALSEGLSITLKNYKKESLQGDSNLVHIYEKLGVETRFNSAESSITLSKKDISLPKHLELDLAKTPDIAQTIAVSCFGLGIGCKLSGLHTLKIKETDRLVALQTEMQKLGATVQITDNLLQLSPSEAINSGISIKTYNDHRMAMAFAPLAFKEKISIEEPEVVSKSFPSFWEAMTAVGITYEIKR from the coding sequence ATGATAGCTGCTCTTAGCCATGATAGCGCTGCCGCCATAGAACATGCTCATATAGAGGTAACAGGTTCTAAAAGCGAATCTAACCGATTATTGATCCTTCAGGCGCTGTTTCCTCAAATTGAAATAGGAAATCTCTCCAACAGTGACGATACGCAGTTGCTACAACAGGCTCTTAAAAACAGGGACAGTGAGCTAATAGACATACATCACGCAGGTACAGCTATGCGGTTTTTAACTGCCTATTTTTCTGCTCAACAAGGTAGAAAAGTAGTGCTTACCGGAAGCGAACGTATGAAACAACGGCCGGTTTCACTACTGGTGGACGCTCTCCGGGATCTGGGTGCTAAGATCGATTACAAGGGGGAAGAAGGGTATCCACCACTGCAAATAACCGGAACCACCTTGAGATCGGGAGAGATAGAGATCGCAGCCGGGACTAGTAGTCAGTATATTTCGGCCTTATTACTTATCGCGCCTTCACTTTCGGATGGATTGACCATTAGAATGCGTGGGATGATCACTTCCAGGCCGTATATAGATATGACATGCCAGTTGCTGCAACAACTTGGTTGTTCTGTTATTTTTTCTGAAAACTGTATCACCGTAGAACCGCTTGATATTCCAGTGGAAAGTAAGTTCACGGTAGAATCGGACTGGAGTTCGGCGTCCTATTTTTACAGCGCAGTGGCTCTTTCCGAAGGCCTTTCAATAACCTTGAAAAATTATAAGAAAGAGAGCCTTCAGGGAGACTCGAATTTGGTTCATATTTACGAAAAACTTGGGGTGGAGACCAGATTTAATAGTGCCGAATCCAGTATTACGCTTTCAAAAAAAGATATTTCACTTCCGAAGCATTTAGAACTGGACCTGGCCAAAACCCCGGATATTGCACAAACTATTGCTGTGAGTTGTTTCGGATTAGGAATAGGGTGTAAGCTTTCAGGGTTGCACACGCTTAAGATCAAAGAAACAGATCGTTTGGTGGCCTTACAGACAGAAATGCAAAAATTAGGTGCAACGGTGCAGATCACAGACAATTTGTTGCAATTATCCCCTTCCGAAGCAATAAATTCCGGAATCTCCATAAAAACGTATAACGATCACAGGATGGCAATGGCATTTGCACCCCTCGCATTTAAAGAAAAAATAAGTATTGAAGAACCCGAAGTGGTGTCTAAATCATTTCCATCCTTTTGGGAAGCTATGACTGCCGTTGGGATTACCTATGAAATTAAAAGATAA
- the queA gene encoding tRNA preQ1(34) S-adenosylmethionine ribosyltransferase-isomerase QueA, with translation MKLSNFNFNLPAELLAEYPAPNRDEARLMVLNRADHSIEHKMFKDLIDYFEEEDVLVLNNTKVFPARLFGNKEKTGARIEVFLLRELNPETRLWDVLVDPARKIRIGNKLYFGEDESLVAEVIDNTTSRGRTLRFLFDGSYEEFRNKLTELGETPLPKYIKREVEPEDAERYQTIFAKEEGAVAAPTAGLHFSKHLLKRLEIKGVNFAEVTLHVGLGTFSPVEVEDLSKHKMDSEEIIIPQKAVDTINTGIVQKRRICSVGTTVMRALESSVSSNNTLNAYSGWTNKFIFPPYDFSIANSMVTNFHTPKSTLLMMVAAFAGHEFIKEAYAEAIKEKYRFYTYGDAMLII, from the coding sequence ATGAAACTCTCCAATTTCAATTTTAATCTTCCAGCCGAATTATTAGCAGAATATCCGGCTCCTAACAGGGACGAGGCAAGGCTAATGGTATTAAACCGGGCAGATCACAGTATTGAACATAAAATGTTCAAGGATCTAATCGATTATTTCGAGGAAGAAGATGTGCTTGTCTTAAACAATACAAAGGTGTTTCCTGCCCGATTATTCGGGAATAAGGAAAAGACCGGAGCGCGAATTGAAGTATTTCTTCTTAGAGAGCTTAACCCCGAAACAAGGCTATGGGACGTACTTGTAGACCCGGCCAGAAAGATCCGTATTGGGAATAAGTTGTATTTCGGGGAAGACGAATCCTTAGTGGCAGAGGTTATCGATAATACCACCTCCAGAGGGCGTACTCTACGTTTCTTATTCGATGGATCCTACGAAGAGTTTAGGAACAAACTCACCGAACTGGGAGAAACTCCCTTACCAAAATATATAAAGAGAGAGGTGGAGCCTGAAGATGCCGAGCGATACCAAACCATTTTTGCGAAGGAAGAAGGTGCAGTAGCGGCTCCAACGGCAGGCCTACATTTTTCGAAGCACCTGCTAAAGCGCCTTGAGATAAAAGGGGTAAATTTTGCTGAAGTGACCTTACACGTAGGATTAGGCACCTTTAGTCCTGTTGAGGTTGAAGATCTCTCCAAGCATAAAATGGATTCGGAAGAAATTATTATCCCGCAGAAGGCTGTAGATACTATTAACACCGGGATCGTTCAGAAAAGAAGGATCTGCTCGGTAGGAACTACAGTGATGAGGGCGCTGGAAAGCTCTGTTTCGTCTAACAATACACTGAATGCGTATAGTGGCTGGACGAATAAATTTATATTCCCGCCTTACGATTTCAGTATCGCCAACAGTATGGTCACGAACTTTCACACGCCAAAGTCCACCTTACTTATGATGGTGGCGGCTTTTGCCGGGCACGAATTTATAAAGGAAGCCTACGCAGAGGCGATTAAAGAAAAATACAGGTTCTATACCTACGGTGATGCAATGTTGATCATCTAA
- a CDS encoding T9SS type A sorting domain-containing protein, producing the protein MKKVLLYFFFFAIIISSYAQDGGNYLPVSWEQNIQTRTTPIVLPPIDLYEIQQQDLINDRDKSLPWRYGVERSLQLDIKEEGTLIELPNGDKIWQLAIQSPRAISLSVNFDQFYIPDGGRLHLFNDDRTDVSKTYSKATNRPNKRLGSWFVMGDIIWIEYYQPAFVTEEASLKIEGLIHGYRLGKINSLVEGMRGLNDSGDCNYDVNCSIGADFDSKKDLVKKAVTLLNLGNGYLCSAALMNNTAQDKTPYLLTGNHCLENSDPALWSIRFNWVSPDPVCGTADNSEDIQSNFTMSGAELRANNNESDFALVELYNRIPGSWDVTFAGWDNTDDLPVFEVGIHHPNGDIMKICRDDSGAIKENANGTEVWLIKGVSVGNGDGWEIGTTESGSSGSPLFNEEGRIIGQLYAGQSFCEGTQNNGDYDIYGRFAVSWAAASDPQSRLMDWLDPAGTGQTTMDSMQNILSVPDIELTGQLQIYPNPASTEITIMNSRYPNLVYRFYTVTGKQLSIGSFSNTMNTFNVESYARGIYFLHLIDEDSGADITKKIIINR; encoded by the coding sequence ATGAAAAAAGTTTTACTATACTTTTTCTTTTTTGCCATCATTATTTCATCCTATGCGCAGGATGGAGGCAACTATTTACCGGTTAGTTGGGAACAAAATATTCAAACCAGAACTACTCCAATAGTCTTACCACCCATAGATCTGTATGAAATTCAGCAACAGGATCTTATTAACGACAGGGATAAAAGTCTTCCATGGCGTTATGGAGTTGAAAGAAGCCTGCAACTCGACATAAAAGAGGAGGGTACTCTTATAGAATTACCCAATGGTGATAAAATATGGCAGCTGGCCATTCAATCTCCCAGGGCGATAAGTCTTAGTGTGAATTTTGACCAGTTTTATATTCCCGATGGTGGAAGATTACACCTGTTCAACGACGATCGTACCGATGTTTCAAAAACATACTCTAAAGCCACCAACAGGCCTAATAAACGGCTGGGTTCGTGGTTTGTGATGGGAGATATCATCTGGATAGAATATTATCAGCCTGCTTTCGTGACAGAAGAGGCCAGTTTAAAGATAGAAGGATTAATTCATGGCTACAGGCTTGGAAAGATAAACAGCCTGGTGGAAGGAATGCGAGGCCTGAACGATTCGGGTGATTGTAACTACGATGTGAATTGCTCTATTGGAGCAGATTTCGACAGTAAAAAGGACCTGGTGAAAAAAGCGGTAACCCTGCTTAACCTGGGGAATGGATATCTATGTTCGGCTGCACTGATGAATAATACCGCCCAGGATAAAACTCCATATTTATTGACTGGTAATCACTGCCTGGAAAATAGCGATCCCGCGCTCTGGTCTATTAGGTTTAATTGGGTGAGCCCCGATCCTGTTTGTGGTACAGCAGACAATAGTGAAGATATCCAGTCTAATTTTACCATGAGTGGAGCCGAACTAAGGGCGAATAACAATGAAAGCGATTTTGCGCTCGTGGAATTATATAACAGAATACCGGGCTCCTGGGATGTTACCTTTGCGGGTTGGGATAATACAGACGATCTCCCCGTCTTTGAAGTAGGTATACATCACCCCAATGGGGATATCATGAAAATTTGCAGGGATGACAGCGGTGCTATAAAAGAAAATGCCAATGGTACCGAGGTGTGGCTCATAAAAGGAGTTTCGGTGGGGAATGGCGACGGCTGGGAGATTGGTACCACCGAGAGCGGGTCATCTGGTTCTCCTTTATTTAATGAAGAAGGCAGGATCATTGGTCAGCTATATGCCGGACAATCGTTTTGCGAAGGAACCCAAAACAATGGCGATTACGATATTTATGGCCGGTTTGCAGTGTCGTGGGCTGCGGCTTCAGACCCACAAAGCCGATTGATGGATTGGCTGGATCCGGCCGGTACCGGGCAAACTACCATGGACAGTATGCAGAATATCTTAAGTGTTCCGGATATTGAACTTACCGGACAACTGCAAATATACCCTAATCCGGCATCCACAGAGATAACCATTATGAACTCTCGTTATCCAAATCTGGTCTACAGATTTTATACGGTAACCGGTAAACAGCTATCCATAGGATCATTCTCTAATACTATGAATACTTTCAATGTGGAGTCTTATGCTAGAGGTATCTATTTTCTTCACTTGATAGATGAGGACAGTGGAGCTGATATCACAAAAAAGATCATTATCAACCGATAA
- the rlmN gene encoding 23S rRNA (adenine(2503)-C(2))-methyltransferase RlmN, with protein METVKKDIRALSKEQLQEFFVEMGDKKFRGDQVYEWLWNKGIHSFEDMTNISKTTRSQLEEHFVINHIEVDSIQKSNDGTIKNAVKLHDGLIVESVLIPTSSRTTACVSSQVGCSLDCKFCATARLKRMRNLNPDEIYDQVVAIDKESRLYHNRPLSNIVFMGMGEPLMNYKNVLASIEKITSVEGLGMSPKRIVVSTSGVPKMIRKLADDEVKFNLAVSLHSAIQEKREKIMPFAKQFTLTDLKDSLIYWYEKTNKRITYEYVVWKGINDNDEDIKALIEFCKAAPSKVNLIEYNPIDDGEFQQADNDAIDRYITGLEANRIPVTIRRSRGKDIDAACGQLANKS; from the coding sequence ATGGAAACAGTGAAAAAAGATATTAGGGCATTGTCTAAAGAGCAGCTTCAGGAGTTTTTTGTTGAAATGGGCGACAAGAAGTTTCGTGGGGACCAGGTGTACGAATGGTTGTGGAATAAAGGGATCCATAGCTTCGAGGATATGACGAATATCTCCAAAACCACCCGTTCTCAACTGGAGGAGCATTTTGTGATCAATCATATAGAGGTAGATAGTATTCAGAAAAGTAATGACGGTACTATCAAGAACGCGGTAAAATTGCACGACGGATTGATAGTAGAGTCTGTTCTTATCCCTACAAGTTCCCGTACTACAGCCTGTGTTTCTTCCCAGGTAGGATGCAGTCTGGATTGTAAATTCTGTGCCACAGCCCGTCTAAAACGAATGCGAAATCTCAACCCTGATGAGATCTACGACCAGGTGGTGGCTATCGACAAGGAAAGTCGCCTATATCATAACCGGCCGTTGTCCAATATTGTTTTTATGGGAATGGGAGAGCCGTTGATGAACTATAAGAACGTGCTGGCATCCATTGAAAAGATCACCTCGGTAGAAGGCCTGGGGATGTCGCCAAAACGTATAGTGGTATCCACCTCCGGAGTTCCGAAAATGATCCGAAAACTGGCCGATGATGAGGTGAAATTCAACCTGGCGGTATCGCTGCATTCGGCAATTCAGGAAAAGCGGGAAAAGATTATGCCTTTCGCCAAGCAATTCACTCTTACAGATCTAAAAGATTCTCTCATCTACTGGTACGAAAAAACCAATAAAAGGATCACCTACGAGTATGTGGTATGGAAAGGTATCAATGACAATGATGAAGACATAAAAGCCCTTATCGAATTTTGCAAAGCTGCCCCAAGTAAGGTGAATTTAATTGAATATAACCCTATTGACGACGGTGAATTTCAGCAGGCAGATAACGACGCCATCGATCGTTACATCACAGGCCTTGAGGCAAACAGAATTCCCGTCACTATAAGGAGAAGCCGAGGTAAGGATATAGATGCCGCCTGTGGGCAATTGGCGAATAAGTCGTAG